From the Rhinatrema bivittatum chromosome 7, aRhiBiv1.1, whole genome shotgun sequence genome, one window contains:
- the LOC115096226 gene encoding calcium homeostasis modulator protein 2-like: MAALVAEHAKLMYVVFKNQDVVIFNSLVVLGTLGSQQLYSFLAFQCPCAPRKNYLYGLAAIGIPALTLFLVGILMSNHTWNFVVECRRRGAKNCTAPATFLLLGCTVGPALVAPITWSIISLLLGDAYVCALSEFVQPSSLKDFPYKYGEEILAKFPCKDSPVELASFKEDVIRCLRYESQLIGWLLLGVVAIMVFILRCLKHCCSSLGYRQEKYWSLYRSTENQLFQRTAEIHSKILAATNVKHFFGFVALNKEEEELVKEFPVDSVQPSVQWERITGMYIYRENNGFPIYSRLHKWAKGLPWSNSNPENKEMTV; this comes from the exons ATGGCTGCACTGGTTGCAGAACACGCCAAGCTCATGTACGTGGTCTTCAAAAACCAGGATGTGGTGATATTCAACAGCCTCGTGGTTCTGGGCACACTGGGCAGCCAACAGCTCTATTCGTTCCTTGCTTTCCAGTGTCCCTGCGCTCCAAGGAAGAACTATCTCTACGGCCTGGCCGCCATTGGCATCCCTGCCCTGACCTTGTTTCTTGTCGGGATACTCATGAGCAACCACACCTGGAATTTCGTGGTAGAATGTCGCAGGAGAGGGGCCAAGAACTGCACAGCCCCGGCCACCTTCTTGCTGCTGGGGTGCACTGTGGGGCCGGCTCTGGTGGCCCCCATCACCTGGTCCATCATTTCTCTGCTCCTAGGAGATGCCTATGTTTGTGCCCTCAGTGAATTTGTACAGCCTTCTAGCTTGAAAGACTTTCCATATAAATATGGAGAAGAGATTCTGGCCAAGTTCCCCTGCAAGGATTCACCAGTGGAACTTGCAAGTTTTAAGGAAGATGTGATAAGATGTCTAAGATATGAATCCCAG CTCATTGGGTGGCTTCTGCTGGGAGTGGTTGCCATCATGGTTTTTATTCTCAGGTGCCTGAAACACTGCTGTTCATCCCTTGGCTACCGACAAGAGAAATACTGGTCCCTGTATCGCTCCACTGAGAACCAGCTGTTCCAGCGCACTGCTGAAATTCATTCCAAGATTCTGGCAGCTACcaatgtcaaacatttttttggatTTGTAGCTCTGAATAAAGAGGAGGAAGAATTAGTCAAGGAATTCCCAGTGGATAGTGTCCAACCATCTGTACAGTGGGAGAGAATTACTGGGATGTACATCTACAGGGAAAACAATGGTTTCCCAATCTACAGCCGGCTTCATAAATGGGCAAAGGGATTGCCCTGGAGTAACAGTAATCCTGAGAATAAGGAAATGACTGTTTAA